TCTGAAGATGAACAGTTCAATGATGAAAAGGCGTATCTGatcaaacaaattaaagaGCTCAAACCCACTACTAGTGATCAATGATTTAGGGTGTATGCGACTCGAAATTATGACTATTCGAGTTGTTGATAATTACTTTACTTgtcatcattttattttaagttagattatatttaggggtaataacacatttatataatttggttttcCAAGGggcatttcaaatttttacgcataacaaataaacataatttatttatttattgttttataaatgccTCAgcgttaaataaatgtaattatacttGTTTGCATAATAGGaattataacatttgaatATGGAATGTAGATGCAATCTTGTTGTAttcatttgttatattttgtaatttctaTTAGTAAACATACATGCatacaatgtacaatatacatatatgtgtgcatgtgtataattttgtcaaGTGTTAATATGGATAATCAATGTAATCattaagaagaaaaataattttttatattagaatactgttgtattaaacattttaaaattgtttatacattgtattcattagaaaaaaaatccttattttataattataaacaatctgtttataataaaatatttaactaattatatttatatactatataaaaggactttttagaaaaattaatgtttgttacctatgcattaaaaaagtaCATTAAACGAGGttcactattaaattttattttttgagctAAAATCTATTCTGGAATTTCATCCAACTAATTTGTTGATTGTTTgtcgttgtaatatttttggtttattaattaatattgctaCAAATGTgtcttaaaaacattaacaaatgttttaaaaatatttttggtaataataattatgtggtatttttgtattgcaaAAGACAGtttagtagttattatattatttagattataaaaagtcttttatacatcattaaaataaatagttcaaaattGAATAGATTCTTTTATTCTtacaattgttaatattataaatagaaaatgaaaCTACCGCAATAAttaaactgtaatattttctatgtgAAAATGcaacaaacatattatcttaaaaaaattgtttattttatactattatattacctccaatatagtaattatacgcCCCTGTTTAAAACAGGATTATCCTTTTAAGGATCATGTCTCCTTATCCTGACAAACTTCAAGCAGAACgcttttatcttattttcagCAAAATAGTaatgttaaactattaaatatgtatgttagaAGAAAACctgtagacaaaaaaaaaagtaatatttttattgttctaaaTTGAATTGTTATTGAAACCAAAGTCATCAgttataaaaacagtttttgtgtaatatgtGACAAGTTACACAAACAGTCGCTCGAACGGCCACACTAAACGATAGtagtacatttaaattttctttggaGTAGGAAGCCTTGTATCACCGCATTACCTAAAAacacttgaaaaatataaagtatttttttttatttacgaatAGTATATACTCGATGCTTTGGGCCAAAGCATTGTCATCCACCATGGCCATTAGCGTACTACCGtcaatcgttatttttatgactGATAGTTCATAACATCTGTAGTGATAAatccaatataaattattagtagatactcaaataaattcaattaaaaatataaatattgttatgtttattgtttaaaatgagAAATTCAGCCTCAAAAGTAATGTTTTTTCTGGTCAACTCTTAAAACCATCGTCaacatatctatatttttttcagatttttataataaaataaaaattataaatttaaatgaaaaattaggcctttttcagttaaaatacattttcttagaatattttcgttattttttaatagtgttaGGATTTAAAAATCCGGGTCCTAATCATGACATATCACTTGAATAGTTGAATTTGTCAGTCTGGTGAATGTACACAGTAATACAGACGGTACAATACAGTCAGTACACAGTACACACTACTATACTACTTCATACCTACACacattgaaattataacagtttttttttattttgcagttCCTTTGGAGTTTGGACATCAGCTAGATAATTAGTGAACATAACTGTACTAAGCTATGTCGTTGTTCATTAATATTCTTCGTCGgcgattattgtaaaatattcattttttcaaataatacatcGGCAGCAGCAATGCATTAATGGAGGGGAGGGACGGGTACCTACcggcatcataataatattattatcatctgcCTATATAGCTATATCCCATCAAATAGAAACACGTACGTATAGCCTGCAAGTATTATTACGTGTACATTAGccgtatttatacataaatattagatagcTAGACGACACACACATGCGGTGTTGATATCACGCCgtgtatgtacataaaatattatgtattatgtacgtatTTGTTTATGAGATtcatcataaatcataattgttaACATTCATTGacttattgaatatttgtaaatattgggTAAAGGCTAAACTTAGTACTAgctaataaaaatgcaaaaataataaatatacctttattatttatttttaataatataaccgataagtaacaatattatatcggtCTGGCGCAGAATTCTACATCACCCGTAGATACCTACATTAAGGTACGTAcctattctttttattattatttatatatgtatattatacacaatatacatatatggaaGGTATACCTAAAGGCTATAATGCCTATAGCTAAATGTCCGTGTTAGGTTCTGTGCAAACCGATGAATAtatgatttgttattttttttattttgctctaATACTCTTTCATCACCATTTGGCGTAGTACAACGTGGGTCTCTGatagaaaattgaatctagttggtactcgGAAATGCCAAAAGTAATAATtcctagtatttattaatcaaaataactgaaaaaacataaaataaaataatgagtacTGACTAATCTGATGTATAACGGAAATTTTTACGTAGAacacaaaatcgattttgtttttagatgAAACTCCAAAATGAATAACTTTTGGTGCATacaattttcaccaaatgtttatattgatattgatcataatatacatgatacaattttaagaatatttaaaaattttttcagttgcttataaattataaatatttgaaattgttcTCCTCTAaacatcgataaaaaaaatgtttgctaTCAAAATGCTTGAAAACTTTAATTCAAGATGTTGATATTCTTcatgagtttttaaattactacaaattaaaaaatatcaaaaaccatggttacaatatattattttgtaaaaacgtttaaatttagaattttggcAAAATCTcgaatattcataaaaaaaatgtctttaaatataaaattagttaatttaataaaagattcCTATTGTATaagctttatttatttttttaaattaagttaactgaaaagacattaattttttatgagcgtgagttcaaatttttacattgGTGATATCACCTGTAATATAGGTAacgaattcaaattaaacaatttttaatattatgttacaatttaaaacgaataaccgtacttaatacttgatatttttaaaaactgtttacaatattttttatgcatggtataatttttaaaatactttgaatttttttcataggcGGATATCCATTGAAAAAGTTGAGGGGGCTACGATCTTTTTCATAAACCAAAGCcgttagaaatttattaattgtatgcaatatgtatgtataatggattttattttcattttcatttagtgagaTAGATCTCAGAAACCGGAGAGCGGATTTTGTTGTTTGGGGTCTTGTTAGACCCCATTGGCTAGGAGAAGTGCAGTAaagattttcagaattttatattttataattaattcattacagagcttcaaaaaaaattaaaacacattttattaggagttttttttatgtttttcagcttTATAGCTTTGTAGTGAGTTAACAATTGAAGATAAAGTTATGAAAATCTTCACAGCATTCCTCCTAGACTATGCgaatctaacaagaccccaAATAACAAAACCCGTTCTCCAGTTTCAGTAATCTACCACtctaaatgaaaatctagcaaaaataactatttttttaactgtgaaaaatgattatatattgtatttccaaattaatataattttatatattaagttttattcgACAGACGATAAAACAAATCACTATAGAACAGTGTtccaacttataattttatttttcgtataaaatattatacaaacaaatttataacataaaaattattatgtgttatatttctagttttttaagaatataatatatgaaattgaaactacaaaatttttatgtttgcaaGAATGTTTGAGGGGGCTTGGTGGGCTTTTGTGGGGCTGCCCTCGAGCCTCCCCCCCGATTTCCGCCAATGGCTTTTTtgtgctattattataatgttataaacatttttcttttttttctctaaatattgatgaaatttttttcactCGGTCCAAaaccttgaaaatttaatacaaaatcccgcataaatttttcttttagatatataaaaatctttaaaatacacaggcataatttatttttttaagcatttaaagttcaaattttgacaaaatgcgtcacaaaaaattaatactaatagttttacaaataaacaagTTAGCATCATAATGGATTTTTTTCCAcaaattaataggtacctataggcaggtattttatatctatattatttatttcaatatgcaggtattcaaaataagttttttaattattaaataatgcattgatataataattaaatatactttgtttATACGAATGcacataagtacctatattattattgtattaataaacatatatatttgccgctgattttcaattttgtcaattattaatttatcaaataagtgGGTACCTACttcaatatgaaaatatgtatatgtttgatataatcataaaactgCACAAGACATATTATAGTAGCACATTAAACTTGctgaattttcatatttttaataatataaattattttgacaaattaatataaaaggtaGGTGCactataatatcgttatagtTACCTACGACCTATgtcctacctatattatattaaataatagtataaatcataatcattCAGTGCTTGATTTGTGTTGCCGATTAGTCCTCggctttaatttaaatggttatttttattattagtaaaacgAAATCGGAATACGGAAAATAAGACGTACCTTACAGACGGTTCGATTAAACAAATCGAAATGGTTTCCTATTTTTTCTCGCGTTGTTGCAACCTCTTATCATTTACCACCTAATACCGTCGACGACGCGTTCTGTTATCAACCGACATTTTTCTCCCTTCTACTTTCCCATTCGTGCTATCTCACTCACAAGCCTCTTTTCATCGTCCGTCCGTGTCTTACACTCTTTTCTCATTTCTACGGTCGCCGTCATCGTTATCTTCCCCTCGAAACTAACCAAGTACCGTCTTATCCGTTGGCCGCCTCCACGCATGAAATGACAACTCGACGTCACTATTGTCGTCGTTGTTTTTCTCATTGTTTTTGTAACTTTTATTAGGGTTTCCTGTTTGTCGTCGGTCCGTGTCCGACAAACCAAAATTACCCGGCGAATCAGCTGACTTATAATCATGCTGTCAAAGAAATGCATCAAATACGTTTGCTGGACACTGATATTCGCGTTCGTGTTTCTCGGGCTGCCGAAACTTTGTTTGAGCCACGgacaccaccaccaccacgaTCACGAACATGATCATGATCACCATACCGCCGATCCCGTGTCCGCGCCGATTGTCGACTCGATGCTCTGGGCCAAAGCATTGTCATCCACCGTGGCCATTAGCATACTGCCGTTTTTCGTGTTGTTCTTCATACCAATCGATAACAAGGACGAACATAAGTCGTTTTTGAAAGTGCTATTGAGTTTTGCGTCTGGTGGATTGTTGGGCGACGCATTCCTTCACTTAATCCCACATTCATTGTCCACACATCACCACCACGGACACGGTGATCATCATCACAATGATCACCATCACCATGATCACAGTCAACATTGTAGTGCCGATTCACATGGTTCAGAGGGTGGCCATGACCATGGCAACGAGATGAGAGTGGGATTGTGGATCCTGGCCGGCATATTGGTTTTCTTATTtgttgagaaaatggttcgaGTGATAAAAGGTGGTCATAGTCATTCACATTCGTCTGTACGCCCCAAGGAAAAGTTGAGTGATGATGAAGATGAAGATGAAGATAATGACAAAAATGTGAAACTCACaagtaaatttg
This genomic stretch from Rhopalosiphum maidis isolate BTI-1 chromosome 3, ASM367621v3, whole genome shotgun sequence harbors:
- the LOC113555568 gene encoding protein catecholamines up-like, giving the protein MLSKKCIKYVCWTLIFAFVFLGLPKLCLSHGHHHHHDHEHDHDHHTADPVSAPIVDSMLWAKALSSTVAISILPFFVLFFIPIDNKDEHKSFLKVLLSFASGGLLGDAFLHLIPHSLSTHHHHGHGDHHHNDHHHHDHSQHCSADSHGSEGGHDHGNEMRVGLWILAGILVFLFVEKMVRVIKGGHSHSHSSVRPKEKLSDDEDEDEDNDKNVKLTTPKQSLSVAGWLNVVADFTHNFTDGLAIGAAYLAGQNIGIVTTITVLLHEVPHEIGDYAILIQEGSSKANAMKCQLVTAIGAICGTLVSLTFGKDSEVANSWVLPFTAGGFIYIATVNVIPSLLEDSSFKQSIKEIIALLVGVYLMVLVAKYE